A genome region from Cyprinus carpio isolate SPL01 chromosome B23, ASM1834038v1, whole genome shotgun sequence includes the following:
- the LOC109052989 gene encoding L-rhamnose-binding lectin CSL2-like isoform X2, producing MFQSTMLVQKLSGVTLLLLLCQHACFLSATGIAKKSVTCEGGSASLSCRSGFIHILGANYGRTNGKTCSAGRPPGQLSNVHCSSKTSLQMMATQCNGRKSCSVHAVNSVFNDPCVGTYKYLQVSYECRLVKQHVTCESFRGDITCEKGVISVHHANYGRRDLATCPHKLATTTHCYSSQTARMRSRCNGKKSCHVLASNSVFSDPCVGVYKYLEVAYSCKK from the exons atgttcCAATCTACCATGCTGGTGCAAAAGCTAAGCGGAGTCACtt TGCTGCTGTTGCTGTGTCAACATG CATGTTTCCTCTCTGCAACTGGCATTGCAAAAAAATCAGTGACCTGTGAAGGAGGATCTGCGTCCCTCAGTTGTC GCTCTGGATTCATACATATCCTTGGTGCCAACTATGGACGGACTAATGGCAAAACATGCTCTGCTGGAAGACCACCTGGACAGCTCTCAAATGTTCACTGCTCCTCAAAAACATCCCTCCAAATGATGGCCACtca GTGCAATGGAAGAAAAAGCTGCTCTGTTCATGCAGTGAACTCAGTTTTCAATGATCCTTGTGTTGGGACGTATAAATACCTGCAAGTGTCTTATGAGTGTCGCCTAGTTA AGCAGCATGTAACTTGTGAAAGTTTCAGAGGTGACATTACCTGTG AGAAGGGTGTTATTTCTGTTCATCATGCCAATTATGGACGGCGGGATCTTGCAACCTGCCCTCATAAATTAGCAACTACAACACACTGTTACTCTTCTCAGACTGCCCGTATGCGTTCCAG gTGCAATGGAAAGAAGTCTTGTCATGTACTAGCTTCAAATTCGGTGTTCTCTGATCCGTGTGTGGGAGTCTATAAGTACCTGGAAGTGGCGTACTCCTGCAAAAAGTGA
- the LOC109052989 gene encoding L-rhamnose-binding lectin CSL2-like isoform X1, whose amino-acid sequence MFQSTMLVQKLSGVTLLLLLCQHACFLSATGIAKKSVTCEGGSASLSCRSGFIHILGANYGRTNGKTCSAGRPPGQLSNVHCSSKTSLQMMATQCNGRKSCSVHAVNSVFNDPCVGTYKYLQVSYECRLVKQHVTCESFRGDITCEKGVISVHHANYGRRDLATCPHKLATTTHCYSSQTARMRSRCNGKKSCHVLASNSVFSDPCVGVYKYLEVAYSCKKA is encoded by the exons atgttcCAATCTACCATGCTGGTGCAAAAGCTAAGCGGAGTCACtt TGCTGCTGTTGCTGTGTCAACATG CATGTTTCCTCTCTGCAACTGGCATTGCAAAAAAATCAGTGACCTGTGAAGGAGGATCTGCGTCCCTCAGTTGTC GCTCTGGATTCATACATATCCTTGGTGCCAACTATGGACGGACTAATGGCAAAACATGCTCTGCTGGAAGACCACCTGGACAGCTCTCAAATGTTCACTGCTCCTCAAAAACATCCCTCCAAATGATGGCCACtca GTGCAATGGAAGAAAAAGCTGCTCTGTTCATGCAGTGAACTCAGTTTTCAATGATCCTTGTGTTGGGACGTATAAATACCTGCAAGTGTCTTATGAGTGTCGCCTAGTTA AGCAGCATGTAACTTGTGAAAGTTTCAGAGGTGACATTACCTGTG AGAAGGGTGTTATTTCTGTTCATCATGCCAATTATGGACGGCGGGATCTTGCAACCTGCCCTCATAAATTAGCAACTACAACACACTGTTACTCTTCTCAGACTGCCCGTATGCGTTCCAG gTGCAATGGAAAGAAGTCTTGTCATGTACTAGCTTCAAATTCGGTGTTCTCTGATCCGTGTGTGGGAGTCTATAAGTACCTGGAAGTGGCGTACTCCTGCAAAAA AGCATGA
- the LOC109111620 gene encoding uncharacterized protein LOC109111620 — MADLPPARLRIHQPVFYSTGIDCFGPYLIKFGRRNEKRWGIIFKCMTTRAVHIDLLTSMDSDSFLMALRRFIARRGKPFEILSDQGTNFKGGERELWDAYTALQPELQAQLESQQIKFTFNPPNAPHFGGCWEREIRSLKTALQVTLGAQTVTEEVLRTVLIEIEGILNAKPLGYTSSDIADPDPVTPNILLMGRRDASLPQVTYQDSELLSRRRWRHSQLLADHFWRQFICNYLPSLQTRQKWMSETDNLRIGETVMIVDPQLPRALRPVGRIVQVFPGKDNRVRSAEIKVKDRTYLRPVTKIICLPPVTE, encoded by the coding sequence ATGGCAGACCTCCCACCTGCCAGGTTAAGAATTCACCAGCCAGTTTTCTATTCAACAGGTATAGATTGCTTTGGTCCCTATCTCATAAAGTTTGGACGGCGAAATGAGAAGCGTTGGGGGATCATCTTCAAGTGTATGACCACCCGTGCAGTGCATATTGATCTCCTCACAAGTATGGACAGTGACTCATTCCTGATGGCCCTTCGTCGCTTCATTGCTCGTCGAGGGAAACCCTTTGAAATCCTGTCAGATCAGGGAACAAATTTCAAAGGTGGTGAAAGGGAACTTTGGGATGCCTACACTGCTCTTCAACCTGAGCTCCAAGCTCAACTGGAAAGCCAGCAAATTAAGTTTACATTCAATCCACCTAATGCCCCACATTTTGGTGGATGCTGGGAGCGGGAAATTCGGTCCTTGAAAACAGCCCTGCAAGTGACACTCGGAGCACAGACGGTCACTGAAGAAGTATTGCGGACTGTTCTCATTGAAATTGAGGGGATCCTCAATGCCAAACCTCTTGGTTACACATCTTCAGACATTGCTGACCCTGACCCAGTTACACCCAACATCCTGCTGATGGGGCGGCGGGACGCCTCACTTCCCCAAGTGACATACCAGGATTCTGAGCTTCTGAGTCGACGGAGATGGAGGCATAGTCAGCTGCTAGCTGATCACTTTTGGAGGCAATTCATCTGTAACTACCTACCCAGCCTTCAAACCAGACAGAAATGGATGTCAGAAACGGACAACCTACGGATAGGTGAAACTGTTATGATTGTGGATCCACAGCTACCTCGTGCACTTCGGCCTGTAGGAAGGATTGTTCAAGTTTTCCCTGGGAAGGATAACAGAGTCAGATCAGCTGAGATCAAAGTGAAAGACAGAACTTACCTAAGGCCAGTGACCAAGATCATCTGCCTACCTCCTGTGACTGAATGA